The Streptomyces sp. NBC_00576 genome contains the following window.
CGCGCGAGCGCCACCAGCAGATCGAACTCCAGAGGCGTCAGCGCGATCGACTGCCCGTCCCGCTTCACAGAGTGACCGGCGACGTCGATGAGGAGGTCGCCTATGGTCAGCTGCTCGGGCGCCGGCTCCTCCGACCGCCGCAGCCGCGCTCGGATCCGGGCTACCAGCTCCTTCGGCTTGAACGGCTTCACGATGTAGTCATCGGCACCCGACTCCAGGCCCACGACGACATCGACGGTGTCGCTCTTGGCCGTGAGCATCACGATCGGTACCCCGGACTCCGCCCTGATCAGGCGGCACACCTCGATGCCGTCCCGGCCGGGAAGCATCAGGTCCAGGAGCACCAGATCGGGCTTGGACTCACGGAAAGCGGCCAGCGCCTTGTCGCCGTCGGCTACGAAATACGGCTCAAAACCTTCACCACGCAACACAATGCCGAGCATCTCGGCCAGTGCGGTGTCGTCATCGACGACAAGGACTCGTCCCTTCATAAACGACATCATCCCATTAACTAAATCGTTATCTGTCGTGACCTGTCACACAGCTCTGCCAGCGCCTCAGCCGTCACGGGCGAAACAGCACCCGCTTCGGTGACGATCGCCGTCACCAACTCGGGAGGCGTCACATCGAACGCCGGGTTGTACGCCTGGGTCCCCAGGGGTGCCACCGGAATCCCGCCTCCCGCTTCCACTCCCGCCACCGGCACCTGAGGTGCGGCAATCTCCGTCACCTCATGTCCGGCACGCTGTTCCACCTCGATGGACGCCCCGTCGGGGGTGTCCGGATCCACCGTCGTCACCGGCGCCACCACGATGAACGGCACGTGGTGGTACCGGGCCAGCACGGCGAGCGGATAGCTCCCCACTTTGTTCGCCACCGATCCGTCGGCCGCGATCCGATCGGCCCCGATCAACACCGCGTCCACCCTGCCCGCGGCGAACAGGGAGCCCGCCGCATTGTCCGTGAGCAAGGTGTACGCCATTCCGCTGCGCGCCGCCTCATATGCCGTCAGGCGAGCACCTTGCAGCAACGGACGCGTTTCGTCCACCCAGAGCCTGCGCAGCCGCCCCGCCCGGTGTGCCGCCAGTGCCACCGCGAACGCCGTCCCCTCACCACCCGACACCAGCGATCCGGTGTTGCAGTGCGTGAGCAGCCGGTGCCCGCCACCGGGCAGCAACTCGTCCAGCAGCGCCAGCCCGTGCACCGCCATCCGCGCGCTGGCCTCGGCGTCCTCCCGGTGCAGCGCCCGCGCCGCGGCCAGCGCAGCCCCAGCCGCCTGC
Protein-coding sequences here:
- the mtrA gene encoding two-component system response regulator MtrA, producing the protein MMSFMKGRVLVVDDDTALAEMLGIVLRGEGFEPYFVADGDKALAAFRESKPDLVLLDLMLPGRDGIEVCRLIRAESGVPIVMLTAKSDTVDVVVGLESGADDYIVKPFKPKELVARIRARLRRSEEPAPEQLTIGDLLIDVAGHSVKRDGQSIALTPLEFDLLVALARKPWQVFTREVLLEQVWGYRHAADTRLVNVHVQRLRSKVEKDPERPEIVVTVRGVGYKAGPS
- the mtnA gene encoding S-methyl-5-thioribose-1-phosphate isomerase: MGDQYAQSREDNRPTEIPAIRWEEPPEGPVLVLLDQTRLPAEEVELVCTDAPALVAAIRSLAVRGAPLLGIAGAYGVALAAARGFDVDEAADALAQARPTAVNLAVGVRRALGAYRAELARGGDLEQAAGAALAAARALHREDAEASARMAVHGLALLDELLPGGGHRLLTHCNTGSLVSGGEGTAFAVALAAHRAGRLRRLWVDETRPLLQGARLTAYEAARSGMAYTLLTDNAAGSLFAAGRVDAVLIGADRIAADGSVANKVGSYPLAVLARYHHVPFIVVAPVTTVDPDTPDGASIEVEQRAGHEVTEIAAPQVPVAGVEAGGGIPVAPLGTQAYNPAFDVTPPELVTAIVTEAGAVSPVTAEALAELCDRSRQITI